Proteins from one Rhizobium sp. CB3090 genomic window:
- a CDS encoding UTP--glucose-1-phosphate uridylyltransferase, which produces MDPKHPVRKAIIPVAGNGTRFLPATKAMPKEMLTIVDRPVVQYAVDEAIEAGIEHIVFVTSRNKSAIEDHFDDTPELISSLHRAGKTKQVSELERLLPPAGSISFTRQQAPLGLGHAVWCARDLIGNEPFALLLPDMVCHGLRGCMAGLMELYDEVGGNIVAVEECAPEETSKYGIIGRGAPVRHGFGVTKMVEKPHPSEAPSNFYLNGRYILQPEIFDILARQERGAGNEIQLTDGMLRLSQTQAFHAQAYSGKTFDCGSKQGFIEANVAFALARADIGGLVYDSIRSLVLSHEAQMTAA; this is translated from the coding sequence ATGGACCCTAAGCATCCTGTGAGAAAAGCAATCATTCCGGTTGCCGGCAACGGAACCCGCTTCCTGCCCGCCACCAAGGCGATGCCCAAGGAAATGCTGACGATCGTCGATCGTCCAGTGGTGCAATATGCCGTCGATGAAGCCATCGAGGCTGGCATTGAGCACATCGTCTTCGTCACCAGCCGCAACAAATCGGCAATCGAAGATCATTTCGACGACACGCCGGAGCTTATCTCCTCGCTGCATAGGGCGGGCAAGACAAAGCAGGTCTCCGAACTGGAACGGCTTCTGCCGCCCGCCGGCTCGATCAGCTTCACCCGCCAGCAGGCGCCGCTTGGCCTCGGCCACGCCGTATGGTGCGCTCGAGACCTGATCGGCAACGAGCCGTTTGCGCTGCTGCTGCCCGACATGGTCTGCCATGGCCTGCGCGGCTGCATGGCCGGGCTGATGGAGCTTTACGACGAAGTCGGCGGCAATATCGTCGCAGTCGAGGAATGCGCGCCCGAAGAAACCTCGAAATACGGCATCATCGGCCGGGGAGCGCCGGTTCGCCACGGCTTCGGCGTGACCAAAATGGTTGAGAAGCCGCATCCGTCCGAGGCACCTTCTAACTTTTACCTCAATGGGCGCTATATTCTCCAGCCCGAGATCTTCGACATCTTGGCGCGGCAGGAGCGCGGCGCCGGCAACGAGATTCAATTGACCGACGGCATGCTGCGCCTATCTCAAACACAGGCCTTCCATGCCCAGGCTTACAGCGGAAAGACTTTCGATTGCGGATCGAAGCAAGGCTTCATCGAGGCGAACGTCGCCTTCGCGCTGGCGCGCGCGGATATTGGCGGTCTGGTCTACGACTCGATCCGAAGCCTGGTTCTCTCGCACGAAGCGCAGATGACCGCAGCTTAA
- a CDS encoding glycoside hydrolase family 16 protein: protein MMKQIFHSLRPSFVSFALLSTALIPYAAFAQEDQPNGKSFVDNFDKIDSGRWYISDGWNNGSFQNCTWSKKQVSVEGGLLQLQFTQAKTGQRDYACGEIQTTKTYGYGTYEARYRTAAGSGLNSAFFTYIGPTDKKPHDEIDFEVLGKNPAQVQVNQYIGAKGGNEKLVPVAGGADQGFNDYAFVWEKDRLRYYLNGKLVQEVTDPSKIPTHAQKIFFSLWGTDTLSGWMGKFAYGGAPATMQIDRVAFTAAGDKCQFPESIACKLN, encoded by the coding sequence ATGATGAAACAGATCTTTCATTCGCTAAGACCCAGCTTCGTTTCCTTTGCCCTTTTGAGCACGGCCCTCATCCCTTACGCGGCCTTCGCGCAGGAGGATCAGCCGAACGGTAAGTCTTTCGTCGATAATTTCGACAAGATCGACAGCGGCCGTTGGTACATCTCGGACGGCTGGAACAACGGCTCGTTCCAGAACTGCACGTGGTCGAAGAAGCAGGTCAGTGTCGAGGGCGGCCTGCTTCAGCTTCAATTCACTCAGGCTAAGACCGGCCAGCGCGACTATGCCTGCGGCGAGATCCAGACGACCAAGACCTATGGCTACGGCACCTACGAGGCGCGTTATCGCACAGCGGCCGGTTCCGGCCTCAACTCCGCTTTCTTCACCTATATCGGTCCGACCGACAAGAAGCCGCATGACGAGATCGATTTCGAAGTGCTCGGCAAGAACCCCGCACAGGTTCAGGTCAATCAATATATCGGCGCTAAAGGCGGCAATGAGAAACTCGTCCCGGTCGCGGGCGGCGCCGATCAAGGCTTCAACGATTATGCCTTCGTCTGGGAGAAAGACCGGCTGCGCTATTACCTGAACGGCAAGCTCGTTCAGGAAGTGACCGATCCATCGAAGATCCCGACGCATGCCCAGAAGATCTTCTTCAGCCTTTGGGGCACGGATACGTTGAGCGGCTGGATGGGCAAGTTTGCCTATGGCGGCGCACCGGCGACCATGCAGATCGATCGCGTTGCCTTCACGGCAGCGGGCGATAAATGCCAATTCCCGGAATCGATCGCCTGCAAGCTCAACTGA
- a CDS encoding glycosyl transferase family 1: MLHILYFVHDLADPAIRRRVLMLQAGGAKVTLAGFRRDDNALAAIHGVEPIELGRTRDAHFAQRIAAVAKSALQLRGLLRSVEKPDVIIGRNLEMLAVANRAKSLFGGNMPVIYECLDIHRLLLRKDVFGGALRGVERHFGTDAALLLTSSPAFVEHYFRPRSGLDLPIVLLENKVLAIEDLGAEIARAPRSPADGEPWKIGWFGALRCRKSLELLAEFSRHMEGRFEIILRGRPAYSEFSDFDGFVRDAPFMRFGGPYKNPEDLSAIYGEVQFSWAIDFFEEGLNSSWLLPNRLYEGGLHGAVPIAVDGTETARFLAKRKIGLALEKPDAAHLVALLGDMNRERYLAAFNELAAQDRRQWMTDRAECRGLVQRLASLTRAEQTAELKASPQLHRNRGGLQ; the protein is encoded by the coding sequence ATGCTGCATATTCTTTATTTCGTCCACGATCTCGCCGATCCCGCCATCCGCAGGCGGGTGCTGATGCTGCAGGCGGGTGGGGCGAAGGTGACGCTGGCGGGTTTTCGGCGCGACGACAACGCGCTGGCCGCCATTCATGGTGTCGAGCCGATCGAACTCGGTCGGACGCGCGACGCGCACTTCGCGCAGCGTATCGCTGCCGTTGCCAAGTCCGCCCTGCAACTGCGTGGACTGCTGCGCTCGGTCGAAAAGCCGGACGTGATCATCGGCCGCAATCTTGAAATGCTGGCCGTGGCCAACCGCGCCAAATCCCTCTTCGGCGGCAATATGCCCGTTATCTACGAATGCCTCGACATTCACCGGCTGCTGCTGCGCAAGGATGTCTTTGGCGGCGCCCTTCGTGGTGTGGAGCGCCATTTTGGCACCGACGCGGCATTGCTGCTGACCAGTTCGCCGGCCTTCGTCGAGCATTATTTCCGCCCTCGCTCCGGTCTCGACCTCCCGATCGTCCTTCTCGAGAACAAGGTCTTGGCGATCGAGGATCTCGGGGCCGAGATTGCCCGCGCTCCCCGATCGCCGGCCGACGGCGAGCCCTGGAAGATCGGCTGGTTCGGCGCGCTTCGGTGTCGCAAATCGCTGGAATTGCTCGCTGAATTTTCGCGCCATATGGAAGGCCGCTTCGAAATCATCTTGCGCGGCCGCCCTGCCTATTCGGAATTCAGCGATTTCGACGGATTCGTGCGCGATGCGCCTTTCATGCGCTTCGGCGGTCCTTACAAGAATCCCGAGGACCTCTCAGCGATCTATGGCGAGGTGCAGTTCTCCTGGGCGATCGACTTCTTCGAAGAAGGGCTGAATTCCAGTTGGCTGTTGCCGAACCGTCTTTATGAAGGCGGCCTGCATGGCGCGGTGCCGATCGCTGTCGATGGCACCGAGACCGCGCGGTTCCTGGCAAAGCGGAAAATCGGACTGGCACTCGAAAAGCCGGATGCTGCACACTTGGTTGCTCTCTTGGGCGACATGAACAGGGAACGTTACCTCGCCGCTTTCAATGAGTTGGCCGCGCAGGACCGCAGGCAATGGATGACTGATCGGGCCGAGTGCCGAGGACTGGTGCAGCGGCTGGCTTCCCTTACCCGCGCCGAGCAAACCGCCGAATTAAAGGCCTCCCCACAACTGCATCGCAATAGAGGTGGATTGCAATGA
- a CDS encoding polysaccharide biosynthesis tyrosine autokinase yields MHQKNFTFHSALPKDEQDGFIDLDRLMAVITRRIRTILTGVVIFVGLAVAYLVTAPSTYTSATQILLDENMTKYAEDQPPPTSSQQADMEIASAVEILKSNEMALRVVDAAGLVDNDEILNPPQSPIALVKSGIKLIASAFKPAKPPLTAEEARQAQRQKIAAALQDDLKVERVTRSSVVSVSFESTDPQLAAKVTGAYADAYLTDQLNANFDATERASVWLQERLNDLRERSQQASLDVEKYKADNGLTSTGGELMSEQQISDLNKQLIIAQADTASASARYYQYKSIIDQGPDNAVKNATISSSQTDNSVLQDLKTRYLNVQKREQDVTQNFGANHPQAVALRAEREDITRQIYQELQQLTASYKNEFDVAQSRAESLRNSIEGVVGKNSEANKSLVRLNELNQKATALKTLYESYLSRYEEASQQRSFPIAKARVISTAGVPTAPSSPKKTLVLALSIVLGFMAGGAFAALQEFRDRYFRIEADVRAALGLKFLGYLPLLGQQAFDKKKARRQKAGPATAEEAENGVAFERIMRVSVEAPRSIFAETLRNAKLASDVMLQGRDNRVIGVVSALPGEGKSTTAANFAALLASSGKRTLLIDADLRNPGLSRMLKSPPQTGLIEAALGEVPWASAVRVDPRTKLAILPVVLRDHLLHTSELLSSQGMLNLMESARKMFDYIVVDLAPLGPVVDAKAFAPQVDAFLLVAEWGATPTNLVRDLLEQEPQINSRVLGVILNKTDMSELSRYSDFGGTERYRQKYTSYYTEERPKVEIDA; encoded by the coding sequence ATGCATCAGAAGAATTTCACCTTCCACAGCGCTCTTCCGAAAGACGAGCAGGATGGTTTCATTGACCTGGACCGGCTGATGGCGGTCATCACCCGTCGTATCCGCACCATTCTTACCGGCGTGGTCATTTTCGTCGGATTAGCGGTCGCCTATCTGGTGACCGCGCCTTCGACCTATACGTCTGCGACGCAGATATTGCTCGATGAAAACATGACGAAATATGCGGAGGATCAGCCGCCGCCGACCAGCAGCCAGCAGGCCGATATGGAAATCGCCAGCGCTGTCGAAATCCTGAAGTCCAACGAGATGGCATTGCGCGTCGTGGATGCGGCCGGCCTTGTCGACAATGACGAGATCCTCAACCCGCCGCAATCGCCGATCGCTCTGGTCAAATCAGGTATAAAGCTGATTGCCAGTGCCTTCAAACCGGCAAAGCCGCCGCTGACGGCTGAAGAGGCACGTCAAGCGCAACGCCAGAAAATCGCCGCCGCATTGCAGGACGATCTGAAGGTCGAGCGCGTCACCCGCAGTTCCGTCGTCTCCGTATCGTTCGAGTCGACCGATCCGCAATTGGCCGCCAAGGTCACCGGCGCCTATGCCGACGCCTATCTGACGGATCAGCTCAACGCCAATTTCGATGCGACCGAACGGGCGTCCGTCTGGCTGCAGGAGCGGCTGAACGACCTGCGCGAGCGCTCGCAACAGGCTTCGCTCGATGTCGAAAAATACAAGGCCGACAACGGGTTGACCTCGACTGGCGGCGAGCTGATGTCGGAGCAGCAGATTTCCGATCTCAACAAGCAGTTGATCATCGCCCAGGCCGATACCGCCAGCGCCTCGGCGCGCTACTATCAATATAAATCGATCATCGATCAGGGCCCGGACAATGCGGTGAAAAACGCGACGATTTCGTCCAGCCAGACCGACAACAGCGTGCTGCAGGATCTGAAGACGCGCTATCTCAATGTGCAGAAGCGCGAGCAAGACGTGACGCAGAATTTTGGCGCCAATCATCCCCAGGCCGTAGCGCTTAGGGCGGAGCGCGAAGACATCACTCGGCAAATCTATCAGGAACTCCAGCAACTGACGGCGAGCTACAAGAACGAGTTCGACGTTGCTCAGTCGCGTGCGGAGTCGCTGCGCAACAGCATCGAGGGCGTGGTCGGCAAGAATTCCGAGGCCAATAAATCCCTTGTGCGGTTGAATGAGCTTAATCAGAAAGCGACCGCCCTGAAGACGCTCTACGAATCCTATCTCAGCCGCTATGAAGAGGCATCGCAGCAGCGCTCGTTCCCGATCGCCAAGGCGCGTGTCATCTCCACCGCCGGCGTTCCGACCGCGCCGTCGAGCCCGAAAAAGACGCTCGTGCTCGCACTTTCGATCGTACTCGGCTTCATGGCCGGTGGTGCCTTTGCTGCGCTTCAGGAATTCCGTGATCGCTATTTCCGGATCGAGGCCGATGTGCGGGCAGCACTCGGACTTAAATTCCTGGGTTATCTGCCGCTGCTCGGCCAACAGGCGTTCGACAAGAAGAAAGCTCGCAGACAAAAAGCCGGACCGGCGACGGCCGAAGAGGCCGAGAACGGTGTCGCTTTCGAGCGGATCATGCGTGTCTCGGTCGAGGCTCCACGCTCGATATTCGCCGAAACCTTGCGCAACGCCAAGCTTGCCAGCGATGTCATGCTGCAGGGACGAGACAACCGGGTGATCGGCGTCGTCTCGGCACTCCCCGGTGAAGGCAAATCGACAACGGCAGCCAATTTTGCCGCCCTGCTCGCAAGCAGTGGCAAGCGCACGCTGCTGATCGACGCCGACCTGCGCAATCCTGGTTTGAGCCGGATGCTGAAGTCGCCGCCGCAGACAGGCCTTATCGAAGCGGCGCTCGGCGAAGTCCCCTGGGCAAGTGCCGTCAGGGTCGATCCGCGCACCAAACTTGCCATTCTGCCTGTGGTACTGCGGGATCATCTGCTGCACACCAGCGAACTCCTGTCTTCGCAGGGCATGCTGAACCTGATGGAAAGCGCGCGGAAGATGTTCGACTACATCGTCGTCGACCTCGCGCCGCTGGGACCGGTCGTCGACGCCAAGGCATTCGCGCCGCAGGTGGACGCCTTTCTGCTCGTTGCCGAATGGGGTGCGACGCCGACCAATCTCGTCAGGGATCTGCTCGAACAGGAGCCGCAGATCAATTCGCGCGTTCTTGGCGTCATCCTCAACAAGACGGACATGTCGGAACTGTCGCGCTACAGCGACTTCGGCGGCACGGAGCGCTATCGGCAGAAATACACCAGCTACTACACCGAGGAGCGGCCGAAGGTGGAGATCGACGCCTAA
- a CDS encoding polysaccharide pyruvyl transferase family protein codes for MKPFHWESTHGNFGDDLNLWLWDFLLPGLRDVHEEKLLVGVGTVLNTLILPLDGHKLVIGSGFGYGSLPDMSDKTKWDIRSVRGPLTAEKVGLPQDMGIIDPAVMVTEMPEFKNLPKTNRHTFIPHWESAAAGRWPEICKTVGLSYLDPRGEAKAVIREIATSELIVAESMHGAILADAFRVPWIAVSSSRAINSFKWNDWARSLGVTYAPKHIPVSTRAEAIAKGARFWGVGFERDAQAAEELEKHRHGGTVVLADPEQTRLRVMAKQALAVPSALALWQASKAKPQLSADATLASRKQRLFDVIEGVRRDYF; via the coding sequence ATGAAGCCGTTCCACTGGGAATCCACCCATGGCAATTTCGGTGACGATCTCAATCTCTGGCTCTGGGATTTCCTGCTCCCCGGCCTGCGCGACGTTCATGAAGAAAAACTGCTGGTCGGTGTCGGCACCGTTCTCAACACCCTGATCCTGCCGCTGGACGGACATAAACTCGTGATCGGCAGCGGCTTCGGCTACGGCTCCCTTCCCGACATGAGCGACAAGACCAAGTGGGATATCCGCAGTGTGCGCGGCCCGCTGACCGCGGAAAAAGTCGGCCTTCCGCAGGACATGGGCATCATCGATCCGGCAGTGATGGTGACCGAAATGCCGGAATTCAAAAACCTGCCGAAAACCAATCGCCACACCTTCATTCCGCATTGGGAGTCGGCAGCAGCGGGGCGCTGGCCGGAGATATGCAAGACCGTCGGCCTCTCCTATCTCGACCCGCGCGGCGAGGCCAAGGCCGTGATCCGCGAGATCGCGACTTCCGAGCTGATCGTCGCCGAATCCATGCATGGCGCGATCCTTGCCGACGCCTTCCGCGTACCGTGGATCGCCGTCAGCTCGTCGCGGGCGATCAACAGCTTCAAGTGGAACGACTGGGCCCGCTCCCTCGGTGTCACCTATGCGCCGAAACACATTCCGGTTTCCACCCGCGCGGAAGCTATCGCCAAGGGTGCCCGGTTCTGGGGTGTCGGTTTCGAACGGGACGCGCAGGCCGCCGAAGAGCTGGAGAAGCACCGGCATGGGGGCACTGTGGTGCTCGCCGACCCCGAGCAGACCCGTCTCCGAGTGATGGCGAAACAGGCGCTCGCCGTACCCTCGGCGCTGGCGCTCTGGCAGGCCAGCAAAGCGAAGCCGCAACTGAGTGCCGACGCGACACTTGCCAGCCGCAAGCAACGCCTCTTCGACGTTATCGAAGGCGTGCGACGCGACTACTTCTGA
- a CDS encoding glycosyltransferase family 2 protein, whose protein sequence is MTDFIPDVSFVIAAYNAEDTLERAIDSALAQGAVSMEVIVVDDCSSDNTPIIAGNHPDPRVRLVAMPRNSGPAAARNAGLDAARGRWVAILDSDDALRPDRMARLIARAEKAEAQIVVDNLDIIRGQDEAASAMFPEAVLARVPVLTLTKFIASNMIFRAEHNFGYMKPVFERAFLEKHHLRFDEALRIGEDYIFLASALAKGGVCAVEPMVGYLYYIREGSISRVLKRQDVEAMITADRKFFAGHHFGAAALAAQRRRTRNLKETLSFLMLVESIKDRSLPNALKIACRDPLAVRHLSMPIAARLRRLAAVFRDSGEATVLGDGGQVAAASPISPSLPSLGAGPHSNKG, encoded by the coding sequence ATGACGGATTTCATCCCTGATGTCAGTTTCGTCATCGCAGCCTACAACGCCGAGGATACGTTGGAGCGCGCCATTGACAGCGCGCTGGCGCAAGGTGCCGTCAGCATGGAGGTCATCGTTGTCGACGATTGCTCCAGCGACAACACCCCGATCATTGCCGGTAACCATCCCGATCCCCGGGTTCGACTGGTCGCCATGCCCCGCAACAGCGGTCCCGCCGCCGCACGTAATGCCGGCCTTGACGCCGCCCGCGGCCGTTGGGTTGCCATACTTGATTCCGACGACGCACTGCGCCCGGATCGCATGGCGCGGCTGATCGCACGAGCCGAAAAGGCCGAAGCCCAGATCGTCGTCGACAACCTCGATATCATCAGAGGACAGGATGAGGCCGCGAGCGCGATGTTCCCGGAAGCTGTGCTCGCGAGGGTGCCGGTTCTGACGCTGACGAAGTTCATCGCCTCGAACATGATCTTCCGCGCCGAGCACAATTTCGGCTACATGAAGCCGGTCTTCGAGCGGGCCTTCCTTGAAAAGCATCACCTGCGCTTCGACGAAGCCCTCAGGATCGGCGAGGACTATATTTTCCTCGCCTCCGCACTGGCCAAAGGCGGCGTCTGCGCCGTCGAGCCGATGGTCGGCTATCTCTATTACATTCGCGAAGGCTCAATCTCGCGGGTATTGAAGCGGCAGGATGTCGAAGCGATGATTACCGCCGACCGGAAGTTTTTCGCCGGACATCATTTCGGTGCCGCCGCTCTTGCCGCCCAACGGCGCCGCACGCGGAATCTGAAAGAAACACTGTCCTTCCTGATGCTTGTCGAAAGCATCAAGGACCGCTCCTTGCCGAACGCGCTGAAAATCGCCTGCCGCGATCCACTTGCGGTTCGTCATTTGAGCATGCCGATCGCAGCCCGCCTTCGTCGCTTAGCTGCCGTTTTTCGCGATAGCGGCGAGGCAACCGTCCTTGGGGACGGCGGCCAAGTGGCTGCAGCATCCCCTATCTCCCCCTCCCTCCCGAGTTTGGGCGCAGGCCCTCACTCTAACAAAGGATAG
- a CDS encoding glycosyltransferase family 2 protein yields the protein MKTGMPMDMRCLIVIPCLNEEKHIEPLIAKLGRALDELDARIVVADGGSTDRTRDIVREIAAADPRILLLDNPKRLQSAAINLVVETLGSDYDYLIRIDAHGDYPGDYCQILVQEADVTGADSVVVAMRTMGFSAFQKATAVAQNSKLGNGGSKHREGAKGHWADHGHHALMRIAAFRAVGGYDEAFSHNEDAELDYRLRKAGHRIWLTDKTAMTYYPRSSIPTLFRQYLGYGRGRARNILKHRSMPSIRQMLPLAVVPIFVGAFLAILNWIAVVPIGLWAFACVAYGFWIALGERNPYGPLAAISAMVMHFAWSMGFWMEVFSFRARRAISSHRTGSIAP from the coding sequence ATGAAGACCGGAATGCCCATGGATATGCGTTGCTTGATCGTTATCCCCTGCCTCAATGAAGAGAAACATATCGAGCCGCTGATTGCCAAGCTTGGCCGCGCTCTGGACGAACTTGATGCCCGCATCGTGGTTGCCGACGGCGGCAGCACGGACAGAACCCGCGACATCGTCAGGGAGATCGCCGCGGCCGATCCGCGTATTCTCCTCCTCGACAACCCGAAGCGGCTGCAAAGTGCTGCGATCAATCTCGTGGTCGAAACCCTGGGCAGTGACTACGACTATCTCATTCGCATCGATGCCCATGGCGACTATCCCGGCGACTATTGCCAGATACTGGTGCAAGAGGCCGACGTGACTGGAGCGGATTCCGTTGTGGTTGCCATGCGCACCATGGGCTTCAGCGCCTTCCAGAAGGCCACGGCGGTGGCGCAGAATTCAAAGCTCGGCAATGGCGGATCGAAGCATCGCGAAGGCGCCAAGGGGCATTGGGCCGATCACGGCCATCATGCGCTGATGCGTATCGCTGCCTTCCGCGCGGTCGGCGGCTACGACGAGGCCTTCAGCCACAACGAAGATGCCGAGCTCGACTATCGCTTGCGGAAGGCAGGTCATCGCATCTGGCTGACCGACAAGACGGCAATGACCTATTATCCACGCTCCAGCATTCCGACGCTTTTCCGGCAGTATCTCGGCTATGGCCGCGGTCGTGCCCGCAACATCCTAAAGCACCGCAGCATGCCGAGCATCCGCCAGATGCTGCCGTTGGCCGTGGTGCCGATCTTCGTCGGCGCATTTCTCGCGATCCTCAATTGGATCGCGGTGGTTCCGATCGGCCTTTGGGCTTTCGCTTGCGTGGCCTATGGCTTCTGGATCGCGCTCGGCGAGCGGAACCCGTATGGGCCTCTCGCTGCGATCTCGGCCATGGTCATGCATTTTGCCTGGTCTATGGGTTTCTGGATGGAAGTCTTCAGCTTCCGAGCGCGCAGGGCGATATCATCCCACAGAACCGGGAGCATCGCCCCGTGA
- a CDS encoding glycosyltransferase family 2 protein, with translation MASITIIIPFYQRQTGILQRALTSISKQVFQDFDILIIDDESPLPAENELRSLSEEDRARIRVIRQPNAGPGGARNTGLDNVPASSRFVAFLDSDDEWAPQHLGNAFEALTRHDADCYWDSIDGGEEFFYHFSMAELAKSVNATRLSQTPPLIEIPDIASVMLKDWSFLHLSCMLIGRPLFEKIRFEAALRLAAEDVLFFCDCILAAKRVLLCEDTGALRGEGMNIFHSVDNDSPQFLRQQFNTWTALNTLEQRFSRRPQDIASIRIYKNRARKQALWSQARQLRRRRLPQLGLLAKWAWRDPAILQSAVQLAAGKFAP, from the coding sequence ATGGCGTCAATTACGATTATTATTCCTTTCTACCAGCGGCAGACAGGCATTCTGCAACGTGCATTGACGTCGATATCCAAGCAGGTGTTTCAGGATTTCGATATTCTCATCATCGACGATGAATCGCCGCTTCCGGCGGAAAACGAGCTTCGATCGCTTAGCGAGGAAGACCGTGCGCGAATTCGGGTCATCCGTCAGCCCAATGCTGGACCGGGTGGCGCACGCAATACCGGCCTCGATAACGTGCCGGCCTCAAGCCGCTTCGTCGCCTTCCTCGATTCCGACGACGAATGGGCGCCGCAACATCTCGGCAACGCTTTCGAGGCCCTCACGCGGCACGATGCCGATTGCTATTGGGACTCGATCGATGGCGGCGAGGAGTTTTTCTATCATTTCAGCATGGCGGAACTGGCGAAATCGGTGAATGCCACCCGTCTCTCCCAAACGCCGCCGCTAATCGAAATTCCCGATATCGCCAGCGTCATGCTGAAGGACTGGAGCTTTCTGCATCTCTCCTGCATGCTGATCGGCCGGCCGCTGTTCGAGAAAATCCGCTTCGAAGCCGCTTTGCGGCTGGCGGCAGAGGATGTGTTGTTCTTCTGCGACTGCATCCTGGCGGCCAAACGCGTGTTGCTTTGTGAAGATACCGGCGCGCTGCGCGGCGAGGGCATGAATATCTTTCACAGCGTAGACAACGATTCACCGCAGTTCCTGCGCCAGCAATTCAATACCTGGACAGCTCTTAACACGCTGGAACAGCGTTTTTCGCGCCGCCCGCAGGACATCGCGTCCATTCGCATCTACAAAAACCGCGCCCGCAAGCAGGCACTGTGGAGCCAGGCACGACAGTTGCGGCGCCGCCGCCTACCGCAGCTCGGGCTATTGGCGAAATGGGCATGGCGCGACCCGGCAATATTGCAGAGTGCAGTGCAACTTGCCGCGGGCAAGTTCGCGCCCTAG
- a CDS encoding glycosyltransferase, whose product MRIDIAVCTYRRAELDQTLLSLAVLTVPAGTSVRIIVADNDVTPSARDRVEAMRSAVPFEIAYVHCPASNISIARNTCLEHSTGDFVAFIDDDETASEDWLAELLVTADTTGADAVLGPVRAVYPNVAPAWMRRGDFHSTLPVWVSGDIRTGYTCNALLRRNAPSLVGRRFNITLGRSGGEDTEFFAHMHRAGGKIAFAEDALVYEPVPNGRATLAWLTKRRFRMGQTHGRMLLETSAGLGRWKAIALAATKSGYCFAAAALSAAFPVPCHRYALRGIMHAGVVSGLLGVREIEQYGNLEKAPQ is encoded by the coding sequence GTGAGGATCGATATCGCCGTCTGCACCTATCGCCGCGCCGAACTGGACCAGACACTGTTGTCGCTGGCGGTCCTGACCGTTCCGGCAGGCACTAGCGTCCGTATCATCGTTGCCGACAACGACGTGACGCCAAGTGCGCGCGACCGCGTCGAAGCCATGCGTTCGGCGGTGCCTTTCGAGATTGCCTATGTGCATTGCCCCGCTTCGAACATTTCGATCGCCCGCAACACCTGCCTCGAGCATTCGACCGGCGATTTCGTGGCCTTTATCGACGATGACGAGACCGCGTCCGAGGATTGGCTGGCGGAATTGCTGGTGACGGCGGACACGACAGGGGCCGATGCCGTTCTCGGCCCCGTCCGCGCCGTCTATCCGAACGTTGCGCCCGCCTGGATGCGGCGTGGCGACTTCCATTCGACATTGCCAGTCTGGGTCTCGGGCGACATCCGCACGGGCTACACCTGCAATGCGCTGCTGCGACGCAACGCGCCGTCGCTTGTCGGCCGTCGCTTCAACATCACGCTGGGGCGCAGCGGCGGCGAGGATACGGAATTTTTCGCCCACATGCACAGGGCGGGCGGAAAGATCGCCTTTGCCGAGGACGCCTTGGTCTACGAACCCGTGCCGAACGGGCGGGCGACGCTTGCTTGGCTTACGAAGCGACGTTTTCGCATGGGGCAGACGCATGGGCGGATGCTTCTGGAGACCTCAGCCGGTCTTGGCCGGTGGAAGGCAATCGCGCTGGCCGCCACCAAATCCGGCTATTGCTTTGCCGCCGCTGCGCTTTCAGCCGCTTTCCCTGTGCCGTGCCATCGCTACGCCCTGCGCGGCATCATGCATGCCGGCGTTGTCAGCGGCCTGCTCGGTGTCCGCGAAATCGAACAATACGGAAATTTGGAGAAAGCACCGCAATGA